The Mycoplasmopsis columbinasalis genomic interval ACGTTCGATAATGACTGTCGCTTAGCTCAAAAACTAAGTCAGATTTAAATTAAATAAAAATTAGTTACCAGGCTTAATTTGAACTTCAACACCAGCTGGTAACTCAAAACGCTTGATTTTATCAAGTAAATTTTCAAGACCATTTTGGGTTGTGAACACAACTAAACGTTGGTAAGTTCTTGATTCGAATTGTTCACGAGATTTTTTGTTAATGTGAACTGATCTAAGAATAGTAACTACTTCACGTTTGGTTGGTAACGCAACAGGTCCTGACACTTGAACGCCTTCTTTTTTAGCTAAATCAACTAATTTTTTAGCCGCAAAATCAACTAAGGTATATT includes:
- the rpsJ gene encoding 30S ribosomal protein S10: MSKLTIKVKSFEYTLVDFAAKKLVDLAKKEGVQVSGPVALPTKREVVTILRSVHINKKSREQFESRTYQRLVVFTTQNGLENLLDKIKRFELPAGVEVQIKPGN